One Gossypium raimondii isolate GPD5lz chromosome 3, ASM2569854v1, whole genome shotgun sequence genomic window carries:
- the LOC105795743 gene encoding uncharacterized protein LOC105795743 — MDGIFLSSSAEKSVPPNKQLKNIPRRHSSGAHTSIIHGGGGGLFLAPPPSLSFSYPFYQAQHQPPLLPLPLPNKPLHTSLPSRTPPLSSSPSNLKSNRYKDQSLTPPKRSKSKQLSGKSVGEPKKLQTRPTEGKKAQGAISKPFVMASGGPQAAARDLERLSSSIFTLSPPPSSLPLPSFSLRPKLGCKAEAGGGVDDGATDNLRRLLRLP; from the coding sequence ATGGATGGGATTTTCTTGTCATCTTCAGCTGAGAAATCTGTTCCTCCAAACAAGCAACTCAAGAACATTCCAAGGAGACATAGTAGTGGAGCTCACACAAGCATCATCCATGGGGGAGGAGGAGGCCTCTTTTTGGCTCCCCCACCGTCTCTTTCCTTCTCTTATCCATTCTATCAGGCTCAGCATCAACCACCTCTCCTTCCACTTCCACTCCCTAATAAACCTCTTCATACGTCGCTCCCTTCTCGAACCCCACCCCTTTCATCTTCTCCATCTAACCTCAAAAGCAACAGATACAAAGACCAATCTCTGACCCCTCCAAAGAGATCAAAATCGAAGCAACTCAGTGGCAAATCAGTAGGAGAGCCAAAGAAACTTCAAACCAGACCAACGGAGGGAAAAAAAGCACAAGGTGCAATTAGTAAGCCCTTTGTCATGGCATCAGGAGGACCCCAGGCGGCTGCGAGAGATTTGGAGAGGCTTTCAAGTTCTATCTTTACACTCTCTCCACCACCTAGCAGCTTGCCTTTGCCCAGCTTTTCGCTTAGACCAAAGCTTGGCTGCAAGGCTGAAGCTGGTGGAGGAGTCGATGATGGAGCCACTGACAATCTCCGACGACTCCTACGTCTCCCTTGA